The following are from one region of the Lodderomyces elongisporus chromosome 7, complete sequence genome:
- the FLU1_2 gene encoding Major facilitator super multidrug transporter flu1 — protein sequence MAIPNDEEAQPLQHPQSSGTNLRRVSATSRTPPSLRSMESFPEESTEPKTMQPTDDSEEGYNDNYPKDYMPQTGDELSGHEINPELSRVLSRRVTNRDELIAKAQSSGEPMPTMGGGKSLPPMLPDREPYCVAYEENDPSHPHNFPLHKKIAFCICVGSSALSVSIGSAMFSSASREVMEIFHIGTSVAALGTALFVFGFAAGPIIYGPLSELFGRKYVMVISNLGYVCFLFGVATAKDIQTVMLCRFFAGFIGSAPLVVAPATMVDLFSARMRGTAIAMFASVLFGGPMLAPILGGFTVKNSALGWRWTSYFSAFIGCLALILDTFVLQETHHPVILIRKAETLRRRTGNWGIFAPHEEVTLDLQEIVKNNIGRPVKMLFTEPIILLVSIYNAFIYGMLYMFLTAVPMIFQGRYGWSGGVGELPYLSMLLGIFSGGAVIIWFERHLNYLADTKGRVSTPEDRLPPVMIGGFSFVIGIFWLGWTGDYPSIHWICPTIGAFFVGNGLMSIFLPTINYIIDCYVMVAASALAANTFIRSAFGAAFPIFATQMFRNLSIKWASTLVGCLGALMIPVPFLFYKFGARIRKTSKYTMN from the coding sequence ATGGCCATCCCTAACGACGAAGAGGCTCAGCCTCTTCAACACCCACAATCATCAGGAACCAACCTTAGACGAGTATCTGCGACGTCGAGAACACCTCCTTCGTTGAGGTCAATGGAGTCATTCCCTGAGGAAAGTACAGAGCCAAAGACAATGCAGCCAACAGATGACCTGGAAGAAGGGTACAATGATAATTACCCCAAAGATTATATGCCGCAAACGGGCGACGAACTTTCAGGGCATGAGATAAACCCAGAGTTATCGCGTGTCTTATCCAGAAGAGTGACCAACAGAGATGAATTGATTGCAAAAGCGCAGTCTTCTGGTGAACCAATGCCAACCATGGGTGGAGGTAAACTGCTCCCACCAATGTTGCCTGATCGAGAACCATATTGTGTTGCTTACGAAGAAAACGACCCTAGTCACCCGCACAATTTTCCATTGCACAAAAAGATTgcattttgtatttgtgttGGGCTGTCAGCACTCAGTGTTTCCATCGGTTCCGCTATGTTCTCGTCTGCAAGCAGGGAAGTGATGGAGATTTTCCATATAGGCACTTCGGTTGCGGCATTGGGCACAgcattgtttgtgtttggatTTGCTGCGGGCCCCATTATATATGGTCCCTTATCAGAGTTGTTTGGCAGGAAATATGTGATGGTGATTTCCAATTTGGGATATGTGTGTTTCCTCTTTGGTGTTGCCACTGCAAAGGATATACAGACTGTGATGTTGTGTAGATTCTTTGCTGGTTTCATTGGCTCTGCTCCCTTGGTGGTTGCACCTGCAACAATGGTTGATTTGTTTTCGGCAAGAATGAGAGGTACTGCCATTGCCATGTTTGCCagtgttttgtttggtgGACCAATGTTGGCTCCAATCTTGGGTGGTTTTACAGTGAAAAATAGTGCATTGGGGTGGAGATGGACCTCGTACTTTTCTGCATTCATTGGTTGTTTGGCCCTTATATTGGATACGTTTGTTTTGCAAGAGACACACCATCCGGTGATTCTTATTCGCAAAGCTGAAACATTGAGAAGAAGGACGGGTAATTGGGGGATTTTTGCTCCGCACGAGGAGGTGACTTTGGATCTCCAGGAGATTGTCAAGAACAATATTGGTAGGCCTGTCAAGATGCTATTCACGGAGCCGATTATTCTTCTTGTGAGTATTTACAATGCATTTATCTATGGTATGCTTTATATGTTTCTTACTGCGGTGCCCATGATTTTCCAAGGTCGGTATGGGTGgagtggtggtgttggcGAATTGCCATATCTTTCAATGTTGCTTGGTATCTTCTCTGGCGGTGCCGTGATTATTTGGTTTGAAAGACACTTGAACTATCTTGCCGATACCAAAGGACGTGTTTCGACCCCGGAGGATAGATTGCCACCGGTGATGATTGGTGGGTTTTCGTTTGTGATTGGTATATTCTGGCTTGGTTGGACGGGTGACTATCCGCTGATCCATTGGATTTGTCCCACCATTGGCGCATTCTTTGTTGGTAATGGTTTGATGTCGATATTCTTGCCTACAATCAATTACATCATTGATTGTTATGTGATGGTTGCTGCCTCGGCTTTGGCTGCCAACACATTCATTAGATCTGCTTTTGGTGCTGCGTTCCCCATCTTTGCCACGCAAATGTTTAGAAACTTGTCGATCAAGTGGGCGTCGACGTTGGTTGGATGTTTGGGTGCATTGATGATCCCCGTGCCCTTCCTTTTCTACAAGTTTGGTGCTAGAATCAGAAAGACGTCTAAATATACAATGAACTAG